From Antechinus flavipes isolate AdamAnt ecotype Samford, QLD, Australia chromosome 1, AdamAnt_v2, whole genome shotgun sequence:
tcttcattttatctttatcttcattttaacataatttatttcccttataagtatatatgttttattttttcatttaaaaatgctattctgagaagaggttcatGAGTTTCACCAGAATGTCAAGGGAAtaggagaccaaaaaaaaagtttaagactTAGAATGACTGGGGAAACATGACAAGAAGGAGAATGCAGGGGAAGAATGGGGCCTGGAGCTGAGCTGAAGCCatagagaggaattgtgggagcGTGGATCAGGCTTGTTTCCCTTTATCATTGAATCCCCCAGGTGGTTCCTGATCTGGAATCCCCAAATGGAAGATAGAATTATCAACCAGGAGTCACTGGGCACCTAATCTGGGTACAAGCTGATTTGGGAACATGGGGATGGCAGGAGAGGATCCCCCATGTTCGACTAGAGAAAGAAATCTGTCTGACTCCTGGATCCAGACCACCAGGGACTGTGTCATTACTCTGGACTTCCTGGTTGAGTGCTTGGGAAGGGGATTAGAGATCAGTCCTCTGTTAAGCTGAGTGACTCAGAGTGAGCTCAGTTCCTTTGATCTACACATCTcacatgcatgtgcacatatcACTTCCAATGCTGAAAGATTACTGAAAGGAACATCAAAGACAAACTCAGTCTGTCCAGACCTTACTTTGGTGGCCTTGTTTGTATTTCCAGGGCTCTCCAGTGACAGATTCTGGTCATCTCCTGTTCTAGGGTCAGAAATACTGGCTGCTGGCAAGCCTTGTTTCTATCTTTGCCTAACTCAGAACttcacagaaaaagagaagaatgaatttGTATCCTGCTCCatatacttattagttatatgtctgagcaagtcacttaacttcggTCAGCCTCATTTGCTTCATGgatagaatggggataatagctCCAACCTCTGGCATGCTGTGAGGATCACATGCTATAGTCTTGGTAGCTCACTTTGCCAACCCTAAAGCAGCCAATATGAGCTAGCTATTATCTTCAGGATCCTAATCCTTCTGAGCTTAGCTGTGGGTCTctcctattttccagttttctttctctggccTCCTCTCCCCTCCGCCACAGGCCTGAGTTTGACATGTTTGTGCAGGGCTTGATGTCCCTTGCAGGTCTGGCAGGCTCAGTTTGGGGTGAGGGAGATCACCAGATTCCCATCACGGCCCTTCCAGGCTCccttcttcctcacctctgctCCAGAACCTGAggttcttctcccctctctctcaaTCCTTTCTAGCTGGATGCCCGTGGTGCGATTCATCGAAGAGCAATTCGAACAGTATCTGAGAGATGAGAGTGGCCTTAACAGGAAGAATATACAGGATTCCAGAGTCCATTGCTGTCTCTACTTCATCTCTCCCTTTGGTCGAGGGTAAGCCCTAAGTGTAGTAAGTTTCTGGCCAGAATGTTTTCCCACCCAGACTAAGGAGGGaggctggtaaatgtttaacaactgatcTCACCCCccaccttccttttcctctcttccctctctctctttctgtctctttctgtctcaaaatctctctctctctttctaaaaaAAGGGAATGAGATATACCTTTAggtttaattttgttattataaagcaaactttatttctaaagttgaaaaattaataaaataataagtcaacctctaataatgaaataactatggctgatttctgagatataaatactcaaatttatTTGACCCAAAATTTCACAACAGAGAAACAAGCTGACTCCTACATACCACTGGAAGTTGGGCagtatagtataatggaaagaactaaGGAATGTAGAATGTTAGAGTGAAATCTTAAAGATCACCTAGTCTAATCCTCTAAATTAACCCATTAGGAAACAAGAGAATTGagtttttgttctgattctgtcATTATTTTGCTATATGACCTTAGTCAAATCATGGctcctctctgggactcagtttcctcccatgtaaaatgaggaggctagATTTTATCACTTTGGGGGTGCACTTTACCTAATCTGGTTTATCTGACTCCAACTCCTAAATCAACTAGGAAGGTTAGTGGCATTCAATCAGGGATACTGAGGGAATTTCTCTACTGGGTATGGTGGAGTAGACATCTTCTAAGATCCCTCCCCACCTTTAAGTTTCTATGATCTATTCAGGCcaattttgtgatgaagagagccaactgcatccagagagaggactatggggactgaatgtggattgcaatatagtattttcaccttttattatttgcttgtttttttctttcttattttttcccttttgatgtgatttttctgtGCAGCGTGATACATGTGGAAATACCTTTAGAAGAATTGCTTAtgttgtctaggggaaggaagagggggagagagaggaggcaaatttggaactcaaaattttgcaaaggtgaatattgaaaaccatctttgcatatatttaaaaaaataaaaaagctactataaaaaataaaaagaaaaaagttactaTGATCTGATTCTCCCCTTAGGCAGAGATGTACCTTagggatggaagaagagaaagcttTTGTTTTGGAAGTTGCCTGGGGAGAGAATAAGGTAGAAAAGctagggaaagggaataaggCCCTGGGTGGGGTGCATGGTGGGGTAGAAGTGTAGACCCTAACTGCCGATGTTGCTCAGGCTCCGTCCCTTAGATATAGCATTCCTCCGGGCTGTGCATGAGAAGGTCAACATCGTGCCTGTCATTGGGAAAGCTGATGCCCTGACTCCTAAGGAAACCCAGATCCTCAAGCAGAAGGTATATTTGGGGAGGGAGGTGTGTACCCAGGGCATGCTAACTTCTGACTGCTTTCCTTTAGCCAAAGTTTAAACTCTAATACTGCCTCCCATCTTCAATtggactgattttctttttttcaagaaagTACTTTCTCTTAACAGTGAATTTCCCAGTAAGTGTTTAGATTCTGAAAAGATTTCCGGAAGAATCTGGTGGAGCTCTTTCTGCCCAGAAggttttaaaaacagaattgaaaacaTCCCATTCTGGGGTGATTCTGTACAAGCCGGCTGAAGGGTAGCCATAAAGAAAACCACGCGGTAGACTGAGTCTGGGTGTCTGCCTCGGGTACTTGGCTGCATATTTGGGGGCAAATACACATTTAGGGCCTAAAACCTggatggggaagaggaaagtACCGCAGAAAGGGGAGCTTTGTTATGATGATGTTCTCCTGGCCTTCCTCAGTCTCTCTCCTCTCCGCTGGCAGATCCGGGAGCAGCTGGAGGAACAGGAGATCAACATCTACCAGTTTCCAGACTGTGATTCAGACGAAGACGAAGACTTCAAGAAACAGGATGCAGAGATGAAGGTGAGGGCCCCGAGGGGGGAGGGGCGAGGAGTCAGAGGACCGAtgtggagaagaggaaggggggaggagaacGGGAGCAGAGAGCTGGGGGGTCTTGGCGGAGCCGTCTGACCCTTGCCCTCCCTCAGGATAGCATCCCCTTCGCTGTGATTGGCTCCACTACTGTGGTGAGGGATGGCGCCCGGCCGGTGAGGGGTCGACTCTATCCCTGGGGTACAGCAGAAGGTAGGTAGGGCTGAGGGAAAGGCTGAGGGGGCCTAGGAGGGGAGGGCTTTCTAAGCTGGCCCAGTACAATCTctgtggggggaagggggtagTACTGACCATGGCCGGTAACCTGTGATTTAGGCAGGGCAAGTAGAGGGAGAACCTCCACTGGTCGGAGGATGGCCCAAAGCAAAAATCTTCCAGGGAAAAGTCCCGTATTCTTCATGGACTGAATGTGTCATTGggagaatgaaaaagcatttattaacactTATATGCTATGACATTGGACATCACTTCATCTTCCTAAGCCTTAGCTTTCTTCTCTATATGTAAGGGAAGTGGTCCCCTTTGCCCATCATAATTGATAcagtgagaaatggatgggcagttggtttccacagttatgaaaattaaattggggaagtgaaacttaaattagaaaattgaaacccaccAGGACATCAAAGAATCATCAGAGTTGGAGGGGTGGAGGTTTTAGATTTGAACTGAGCCCTCTGAATTTTCCTTGCAtaagaaggtaagctccttgggggcaggaacTGCCTTTTGTAATCTGGAGTGCTGGtctgaaatttgaaaagaatccTTTGTTCTTTGCCCCCCAGCCCTCCTTGGTTATCTCCCTCCCCTTAAGAATGTTAGCTCCTTGGGGACTGGGACTGGCTGTGTATGGAGGAGTGGAGATCGACACGGTTTAACTTCTCTAACATCCTATTAATAGCAAGTCAGGGGAAGGACTTGTGCTtctggataggaaataaaattctgcctctgcagtttcaaaaatgtatttactaaTCTAGGTAcccattcttttgttttgttttgttttgattaaagctgttttttttttttttttttagaaattatttagcttaaccatctctttttttattatagctttttatttacaagatatatacatgggtaatttttcagcattgacaattgcaaaatcttttgttccaatttttcccctccttctccctaccctcccccagatggcaggttgaccaatacatgttaaatatattaaagtatgagttaaatacaatatatgtatacattacatgttcatacagttattttgctgtacaaaaagaatctgactttgaaatagcataccattagcctgtgaaggaaatcaaaaatgcaggcagacaaaaatagagggattgggaattctatatagtggttcatagtcatctcccagagttctttcgctgagtgtagttggctcaattcattactgctctattggaactgatttggttcttctcattgttgaagagggccacgtccatcagaattgatcatcatatagtattgttgttgaagtatataatgatctcctggtcctgctcatttcactcaaagctgtttattttaaaaacatatacctaattttcaacattcacctttgcaaaaccttgtgttccaaatttctttttcccttcctttcccccaccccctttcctagatggcaagtaatccaatatgttaaacatgtgtaattattctgtacacatttccacaattttcatgctgcataagaaaaattagaccaaaaaggaaaaaaaaatgagaaagaaaacaaaatgcaagcaaacaacaacaaaaaagtgaaaatactatgttgtgattcatactcaggccccatagtcctctctctgggtgcagatggctctctccatcataaggcCGTTGGAACTGGCTgagcacccattcttgcaagaatgtaagtAAAATAAGTCTTTCCTGctttcatcagtgagtcagtggagttcttggtaagatttTTTGTTTATTGCAGCACAGACACAGAAATTGAGAAGAATGGAATCATATTATTAAAGAGGTGTCTAATTGATTATAGAATTTGTCTTCACCTATATAGAACACGATCAGAGTTTAGCCAAATgatctctcaggtcccttccatctctgatattctatgattcCAAAGAGTTTTCTATTGATTCCTATATTCTCAAATGTTTTCATGACCTCCCTGCTATTTCTGTTCCCTTTCATCTTCTCCTTCATATCCTACCAGTGGAAAATCCTCATCACTGTGACTTTGTCAACCTGCGACGGATGCTGGTACAGACCCATTTACAGGACCTGAAGGAGGTGACCCATGACATGCTCTATGAGGGCTACCGTGCCCGTTGCCTTCAGAGCCTGGCTCGTCCTGGGGCCCGGGAACGGGCCAGTAGAAGGTGAAGGTTGGCCCTCTGCCTCACAAACCCTTCCCCAACCCTGGCTCTTAGGTGGGGCCAAGGAAGGTGGTATGagtggctgggggagggggagaggagaaattaTCTACTGATCAGTTCTGAACCCTTccaaatctcttcctttctcctccctgccTCCAGCAAGTTGTCCCGACAGAGTGCCACTGAAATCCCTCTCCCTATGCTGCCCCTGGCAGAGACTGAGAAACTTATCAGAGAAAAGGATGAGGAGGTGAGTTCCTTGGGCTGCCTCCCCAGCCCCAGGGAGGAGCTGGGCATCCCACCTCATCCCTCCGCTGTTAGGGAGGGGCCCACCTCACATCCAGCTGAGTTTCCCCCAACATCTTCCTCCTGCAGCTGCGCCGGATGCAGGAGATGCTGCAGAAGATGCAGGCCCAGATGCAGCAGAGCCAGGGAGAGCAGTCTGATGTCCTGTGAAACCACAGCCTTCCTCTTAATTCACTGCTTTTTTACACCCTGGGGACCTGCCTCCAGTCCTGCCCCTTGTCCCCTGGTCCCTCAGCCCCCAGGCGAATCGCTCTGCCCTCTTCTCCTTGGCTCCCTCTGGAACACAGCCGGCTGAACTCTTAACTCCTAGCTTCTCCCATTCCACTGAGACTTCTCTCCTTCTCCATGGATATCTGGGAATCCTACGGACCTCCTTGTAACCCCCTCATCCCCCATCTCTCATTCCCAGACATCTTCAATTCCATCTGATCTTGTGCAACAGGAACACCCTTCTCCATTTGCTTCCCTGCTCCTTATTGTGTCAGCTGTCTAATTGTCAAGGCTACTCCAAGATGGAGTTGTTCTTGTTCTtcgcaacaaacatttatttagcacttactatgtaccccaattccttgaaataaaatttatttccttcagGGTCCTTGCTCTGCATACTGCTGAGAGGGGTGGGGAAAATAGTCTGGTGTTGGGGACGGGGTAGGGGGAGAAAAAGGTGGTCTGTGGCTTGGGAAATACCTGCTTAATGTTTGTGCCAGAAAAGGAGAATAGGAACAGTCAGACCAAATGCTTCCCTTTAGTTCTAGAGGGGCCCAACCCTGCTGCATGCCAGACTGGAATAGAGAGGGGGTGGAGACCCTGTTTCTGGCAGGCTGAGAAGACAAAGGGAGTGCTTGGGACTGCTAGCCAGGTCCCTTAAGGAGCCTGATGGAGTTATAGCGTTCAGCAGCCATCAGGCTAAAGGGCTGGAGAGGGAGGAGCTGGGAAAGGCAATGCTGGGCCCCACCCTCATCCCAGACTGAATCCTGGTATCAATCCATCTCTGGGCTAGCCTGCGCTAGCAGCAGATTGTCCCTGATGCAACATCCTGCagatcctccccctccccatgctGCCCATCCTCCCAATATGCCCTCCTTCTACCTCACAAACATGTACACTCCCCTTCTCACATTCTGTATGTACTCTCCATCtctcatgtgtgtatgtgtgtgtgcagatAGGCTCCtcccaaatatttgaaagatatatACCATATACATTCCCCTGCAAAATGCccctatacatatttatacttctTCCACAAATATAACTTTTTAGATATGCTCTTAAGGTTGTAGGATATAATATAAGTCCTCTTATTCTCTCAATGAAAACATTAAGATCCGGAGATGGGAAGGGACTTTCTTTGTATGGTCTTAAGTCATTGGTAGTGGCTTTTATGGTGAATCAGGAAAACTGGACACTTGtttgtgactctgagaaagtcattaacttctctgtgcctcagtttccctattaaATGAGACAGGTTGTACTTTTaaatttctaaggttccttccatcttATCATCTTATGAATGCAGGcaaatcttcccttctttcctactCACTGCcctttgtattcctttttgttCCAAAATGTTCATTTGATCAAAATTAAGAGTACCCCAAGGTCTACTGTTTGGAGATATGGAAGAGGAGGCAGGAGTCTTTGACTTGATTCTAGTTCTCCTTATCACTCTAGGTTTCAGTTCTGCCCTCTCATGGAATCCAACTAGAGGCTTCACATAAAAAACTTTTTACCCAGATTTTCCTGCATTAACAGTATTCCAGAGGAACTTTTTCAGTCCTAGTCACCTGTTCACCAGATTTCCTAATCTCAGGTGAAAAACAAAGATCCCCTCTCTTCCCCTGAACCCCCTACACAGAAATATATTGGGGTCATTAATAAGAAACACAAGTTTATCTTTATTTGGGGGATAAAAGGGTTCAGATCCAAAGGAGCTCAATGCTCCCCATTCCAGGGGACCAAAGAAGGGAGATTGAGGCTCTGGAGGTCTCTACTCCTGGTCCTTGGCATCTCCATGAGTGATGACATAGCAGATGTTCTTGTAGTCCACATTGCCGCCTACATCTGGGGGGAAGGCTGCCCACATGTTCTTGATCTGGGATAGGGACAAGATAAGTGATTGAGGAAGCCATCTTCCATAGGaacctcctccttctctctcctcccctaaatggaaaggctttccctctttcttttcctcagttttcttcttccaaaaaacTTACCTCCTCCTGAGAGAATCGGTCACACTGGGTGGTGAGCAGCTCTTCCAGACTGGAGAGAAAAGACAAGTTATAGGAAATAAATCAGTTTATTTTGGAGAAAATGGTTATCTCCCTacccaaaaaataaagaaaaaaaattatagatggaAAGATCTGGGCCTACATGGAGCAGGGAATGAAGGGAGAGCATGGGACCTTAGAGATAGGGAGAGAGCTGCCCATGAACAGACCAATAAGCCTCTACTTACAACTGCTTCTTGATGGATCCCTTCCCCTCTGGGTCCAGGACTTTGAAGGCTCCAGTGATCACATCCTCTGGATCAGCACCTGGAGACAGGGAAAGCTAGAAGCTAAGTTCCCATGTTTTGGGGACAAGGGTGTATTTCTGGGGGGAAGAGTCCTGGAGCCCCAAAGAGAGTTAGGTAAGAGGGATAGTATGTATACCCAAGACCATTAAACCCACCTTTTAATTTCTCTCCAAACATGGTCAAAAAGACAGTGAAGTTGATGGGTCCACTGGCCTCCTTCATCATGGCATCCAGTTCCTCATTCTTCACATTCAGTCGGCCTATGGGGGAGATAGGGAAGGGGATGGTTTTCAAATTGTGCTACTGGGAAAGGCTGGCTAATAGGGTGTGTAGGGAGGAAGCTGGTAGGATAAATAAGCTAGACAATAGGATTCTGGGAAGGGCCAGGAATGAATACAATGACCCAGGCATGGATCCCACCATTGCCAAGAAATGGTTGTGTAATGTTGGGCAAATCACCTTTCTGTGCCTTTGTCTTCTCTGGAAAATGGGGGGATTGGACTCTGTGATAATGTTCCTTCCAACTTTAATATTCCTACTAACTTGGACTCTATGAGAACCTGAGACAGAGGAGCTAAGTCAAGTCTGACAGACAACAATGGCTACCAGAGACTAAGATAGAGAAGTCTTAAccttcttgggtttttttgtgtTTATATGATCAGGACTCAAGGGCCAAGGGACAGAAGCACTCTTACCCATAGCTGCAAAGGTGTCCCTTAGGTCTTCCTTGTCAATGATGCCATCTCGGTTTTGGTCAATGACAGTGAAGGCCTAGGAAGGGAGGAGATagttgaagaaaagagaaagagagtctGGGAGGTTCTACCATTTCTCTTCATTCCTAGGACTCAGCAGGTCCCCGCTTTATTCTCTGTTCCATTCCTCCCCCCACCTCAGCCCAGCTGTCTGCCTGCTAGTTTAGGCCCCAGGGACCAAGAAATTCTccatctccctttcctttccttcatctctATCCCTACTCTGGGACAGGTGCACATTCcagggagggggggggagaagaatTGGAGGAAATCATGTTGATTGACAGCTGGGGGCCCAGGACACCTGGCTTCATGAGGTAGCCTGCCAGCAGGACTCCTGTTTTATCATCTCCCCTCATCCCCCTTACTCTCAGTGCCCACCCCCTCCTCCTTACCTCCTTAAACTCTTGGATTTGTGTTTGGTCAAACATGGAGAAGACATTGGAGCTGCCACCCTCTGCTGCCCTTCTCTTGGCCTTTTTGGGTGCCTGAGGGGAGAGGAGATGGGAAGACAAAAAGGTCAGATGCCTGGGATCTGCAGGCTAGCAAGGCTAAGTGAAAAATCACTGGAGAATCAGTGACTATagaatagaagggaagggaagaaagctAAAGTCCTCAGTGTAGGAGTGAGATTGTGGGAATCTGAGCAGAATGATGGAGTGCCTCACTCCTTGATTATTTATGGCCTCTACTGTATCCCCAAAGTGATAGCATGGTAGTAGTAATGATGGTGATGGGGCCAGAAGATCTGTAAGGAACATACTACTGGCAGGAAAATAGGGTTACTCCCATGGAGTGCCTGTGAcaaatttcctctctctctctctctctctcctctctctctctctctccttttctttgtctcttttctgttcctttctctttccaacttttcttttctcatagaGACAGAACTCTTTCCCTTTAGTTGGACAGAAAGACTGATCAATTATCTCTTCTTGACTAAAGGCTGACTCTGTGAATCTGGCTGGTGTAGGGCCAGATCAAGGTAGATGATGAGGAGAAAGGCTCAGTTATCTCCAAAAAACTCAGACCATGGTTATTAGCCTAATTCTTTGTTATCAAGGTATCATGAGAATGTTTCTGCTATTCCTGTATGCTCTAACACAAGACTGTATTCTGAAGAtttgggaggaggaagagaataagatTAGAGCTGTGCTTCAGGGACCTCtattactagctttatgacctcAAGCAAATTATTTTCCCTGGGGAAAATAACAGACATTGAGACTAGATGGTCTATTTAGAATCCCTTAAATCCTATTATTTCACTAACTGGGCTGTGGATTCTcctgggatgtgtgtgtgtgtgtgtgtgtgtgtgtgtgtgtgtgtgtgtgtgtaggggaagTATAGTGAAGATTTCATGACAGTCGCCTGGAGTAACGTTTGACTAAGGTCTTTGTTCCTAGAATAACTCTGAAGGAACTAGATTTTCTTACAAAGGTGAAGGTGGAAGTGGAGATGAAAGGGGATTGCCAATCACATCTGGCATCCCTATCTTGCAGTAATGCTGATGGGGGTTTTTCTGATCTTAGAAGTTATACTTGGAAGAGGTCAACTTCTCTGACTCGATGTTGGCAGGTCAAGTTGGCAGATTCTGATGTCTTAAAGCAAACACTATCCTGCTATTTATAGCTCTATGATCCTCCAATCTTAAGGTAATATTAGAGGGGGGTGAGGTAGGAATTTCTTCTAGATGTTACGATAGTAGTTACTGGAATAACTTTACATCTATTCTTGAGGGAATACTGAGAGTTTtactataatatagtatattttcAACGTAATATTATTTGGGCAGATTTGTCTTTTTGGGTGGGGTGGGTGAGGATGGAAGTGGGAATAGATTAGTAGGGGATGTTTTATCGATTCGATTTTAATTGTATGCTCTGTTGTTCACTCACTACTCAACTTTAAGCAAGCCACACTATGACTCTCTGAGCATCAGTTTCTCTATCGGTAAAGTGAAAGGACTAGGTAATCTCAAAGGTTTTTTCTACCTTTAACAGTTTGATACTTCATCATGTTAGGGACATTCCCCTCTTTGTTACATCTTTTTCTAGGAggttaaatttttctcccttgatATCCACAGAACCATCTTTTTTAGCTCTCACTTCTTCAAAAAATGTTCCTGTTCTTCCACTGAGAAGTTGTCCTCAAATTTAACAGAGTTGGGGAGCTGTGTCTGGAGGTCTTAGGGTGGGGAAGGGGTAAGAGATGTCACTTACCATATCTTCTCTCTATGGGGCTGGGTGACGGCTCTGGTGGGACGCTGGAAGGAATCGGAGCAGAGTGACAAGGTTTGGACAATTCCTCTGGGGTTATATACCCCACTCTGGGGAGCCTTTAACATACCAGGGTAACCTTACCCGAGTCTTAGAGTTGGGAAAGGGAGGGGCTGGGTAGAAAAGGAGCCAGGGGCCAATGTGGGGGAGGgatgaaagggggggggggaacagaTGGCTACCCAAGATACCGAAATAGCTCCAACTCACAGGCTTCTCCTTTCTTGGAGAAGTGAGGGGGAGGGAAGCAACTGGAGATGGAGGGAGATTTTAGGGTTGGTTCTAACTCAGGCATGGGTCTTCGTGAAAGACGAGTGTACCAGTTGTGGGTGGGGGAGAGACAGAATAGGGGGTGTGGCAGATGAAGTCAGGATGGGAATGTTTTTTCTCCCCCAGAGGCATAAAGGTTCAGGGGGACTAGATTGGGGAAGGaatgagaaatcagggaggtcattgGCTTCCTGGGCGGCAAAGGAGATATGAAAAGGAATAAGATACAGAACCTTTCCTAAGGAGTCCACCGGgaagtaaaacattttcataataagGATGAGCTAACAATACCCGGATGTTATGCTAGATACCACATGTGTGTTCCCAACCATAAATGAAGttgaaatataaaggaagaaaaaaaatcattgtgggACTGGGTAATCTAAGAATTCTCCATAGAGGAGATGGGATTTAATCTGGGCTTTGACAGATA
This genomic window contains:
- the SEPTIN1 gene encoding septin-1 isoform X1, coding for MIQVLSTQALLCPALSPQTLASSFHMLFPPQDKEYVGFAALPSQLHRKSVKKGFDFTLMVAGESGLGKSTLINSLFLTEVYKDRLIPDASARLNQTLTIERRGVEIEEEGIKVKLTLVDTPGFGDAVDNGDCWMPVVRFIEEQFEQYLRDESGLNRKNIQDSRVHCCLYFISPFGRGLRPLDIAFLRAVHEKVNIVPVIGKADALTPKETQILKQKIREQLEEQEINIYQFPDCDSDEDEDFKKQDAEMKDSIPFAVIGSTTVVRDGARPVRGRLYPWGTAEVENPHHCDFVNLRRMLVQTHLQDLKEVTHDMLYEGYRARCLQSLARPGARERASRSKLSRQSATEIPLPMLPLAETEKLIREKDEELRRMQEMLQKMQAQMQQSQGEQSDVL
- the SEPTIN1 gene encoding septin-1 isoform X2, whose amino-acid sequence is MDKEYVGFAALPSQLHRKSVKKGFDFTLMVAGESGLGKSTLINSLFLTEVYKDRLIPDASARLNQTLTIERRGVEIEEEGIKVKLTLVDTPGFGDAVDNGDCWMPVVRFIEEQFEQYLRDESGLNRKNIQDSRVHCCLYFISPFGRGLRPLDIAFLRAVHEKVNIVPVIGKADALTPKETQILKQKIREQLEEQEINIYQFPDCDSDEDEDFKKQDAEMKDSIPFAVIGSTTVVRDGARPVRGRLYPWGTAEVENPHHCDFVNLRRMLVQTHLQDLKEVTHDMLYEGYRARCLQSLARPGARERASRSKLSRQSATEIPLPMLPLAETEKLIREKDEELRRMQEMLQKMQAQMQQSQGEQSDVL
- the MYL11 gene encoding myosin regulatory light chain 11, producing MAPKKAKRRAAEGGSSNVFSMFDQTQIQEFKEAFTVIDQNRDGIIDKEDLRDTFAAMGRLNVKNEELDAMMKEASGPINFTVFLTMFGEKLKGADPEDVITGAFKVLDPEGKGSIKKQFLEELLTTQCDRFSQEEIKNMWAAFPPDVGGNVDYKNICYVITHGDAKDQE